A region of Culicoides brevitarsis isolate CSIRO-B50_1 chromosome 1, AGI_CSIRO_Cbre_v1, whole genome shotgun sequence DNA encodes the following proteins:
- the LOC134837332 gene encoding chitin synthase chs-2-like — protein sequence METAFENDLHRRFSYNYPHHDAQDDDDSLEDFEAKRDTILVEDKRLWDSFQDHPPEETYGSSVNLKWLNTSVKLLKIFVYGLVFVIMLVCSVASKSTMLFMTSHVQRDLQVKYCYYRQPQKEYVANIPEPQRVAWIWCLIFAFGVPELGTFVRALRICWFKNNRKPTYGEIAIVAACEILSVTGLAMFVFLILPELDVIKGVMLMNCVCFLPSVFSIISRPFKNWTFPFIIAMDLLALLGQLTGLIAWPAQNSRNLVLWFTPLALILISLGWWENYLSEKSPLLKYLDRDNDKNHTNPTGKQYEFSRAFATFKQNIYQSRYRIYLLIAPLKMTLFGIFGALFTGVTFHDFFNSFEVGWGNHTINVTEVVPIYNDHATSAKLDVTDITSILDNELIYSTPNAVLVIFLVHIASSYLCYICGKWACKIQIQLFSFALPINLAVPVTITFLFVIIGIREFNTCVFHGFLPDYLFFSMPDERYDFLSYLKNEFSWVWLLWLFSQTWITRHIWSPKSEKNAATEKLFVSPMYNSLLIDQDLALNRRWDDEDEIVKRADIIKQKEECYDSYVDEMGDDIKPSDRIPQIYICATMWHEEKNEMLEFLKSILRLDEDQCARRLNLKYIQDNKSDIDSDYYDLETHIFFDDAFLLSRKNVEFPEDYAMNSYVHLLIESIEEAAYKIYKKHIKIQAPTKIETPYGGRLIWILPGRTRMIAHLKNKNKIRHKKRWSQCMYMYYLLGYRIMQMECSPERKEVIAQNTYLLALDGDIDFQPKAVHLVVNRMKVDPHLGAACGRIHPTGSGPMVWYQTFEYAIGHWLQKATEHVIGCVLCSPGCFSLFRGRALMEDCVMKKYTTKSTEARHMVQYDQGEDRWLCTLLLKQKYRVEYCAASDSYTHAPEGFFEFFNQRRRWIPSTMANIMDLLGDAKSVVKTNNSISMPFIVYQAVLMIGTVLGPGTIFLMMVGSISAVMGLSLFDALYFNMIPLLIFIGLCYFAPQKWQLTAAFVISVLYGLIMIAVVVGIVIQLKEDGLFAPASLFFAFMIAQIIVTAFLHPQEIGALPSFGVYYITIPSMYMLLIIYSLFNLNDVSWGTREAPKEDEPTVVEQKPAELPQGPIDKVLGFLRDTSNVKENGSMEVSCAGLFRCMLCTHPQNDESTKQLTVIAASLETLNKKMQDLERKISKDEAPEFDDEPAEIRITTEEKEIINKQLEKPAPIKYLPDWQVDPALKDSQSDTLPIDEAEFFRDLIDTYLKPYDVSPQQKKTRLDVFLLQLKKEELHYEWPFNADNTIIFHEDIFEITIKRKYLQLEPIGFMFVIFFGVVLAIQFVAMLIHRFKTISQILASTEINWYFNKQAEDKTAVAELKETGVLLAKILQRPEPPQADEQTDNSKKNVRRNTIHRNIQQQQSYHVDESDLEKNFLRKWNSSKELNLGSSLSGKGKHLIEERRSIARASRNQTRLSNSAAAESKKEDVYQNQRLRPLPDIPDNEVPFFDVDMMEHSYS from the exons atggAAACTGCTTTTGAAAACGATCTTCATAGAAGATTTTCTTACAATTATCCGCATCACGATGCTCAAGACGATGACGACTCCCTAGAAGATTTCGAAGCGAAacg CGACACAATTCTCGTCGAAGACAAACGACTTTGGGACTCATTTCAAGACCATCCGCCCGAAGAAACTTACGGATCTtccgtaaatttaaaatggttAAACACTTCAGTTAAACTTTTGAAGATTTTCGTGTATGGCCTGGTTTTCGTCATCATGTTAGTTTGTTCGGTTGCCTCAAAGTCTACAATGCTCTTTATGACGTCGCATGTTCAGCGAGACCTACAAGTCAAATATTGCTACTACAGAC aacCGCAGAAAGAATATGTCGCGAATATTCCCGAACCGCAACGTGTTGCATGGATTTGGTGTCTAATTTTCGCCTTTGGAGTCCCGGAATTGGGAACTTTTGTGCGCGCCTTACGCATTTGTTGGTTCAAAAATAACCGAAAACCAACTTACGGTGAAATTGCCATAGTAGCtgcttgtgaaattttatcagtAACTGGCTTGGCGATGTTTGTCTTCCTAATTTTACCGGAATTGGATGTTATTAAGGGTGTCATGTTGATGAATTGTGTCTGTTTTCTGCCATCAGTCTTCA gcatAATTTCACGTCCCTTCAAAAATTGGACCTTCCCGTTCATCATAGCCATGGATTTATTGGCACTTTTGGGACAACTTACCGGATTAATAGCTTGGCCCGCTCAAAATAGTCGAAATCTCGTGCTTTGGTTCACGCCTCTGGCATTAATCCTTATTTCGCTTGGTTGGTGGGAGAATTATTTGTCGGAAAAGTCGCCGTTACTCAAGTACCTCGATCGAGACAACgataaaaatcacacaaatccAACCGGAAAGCAATACGAGTTCTCTCGTGCCTTTGCAACgttcaaacaaaacatttatcaGTCACGATACCGGATCTACTTACTAATAGCTCCTCTCAAAATGAcactttttggcatttttggaGCACTTTTCACGGGCGTCACGTTTCACGACTTCTTCAATAGCTTCGAAGTTGGTTGGGGCAACCATACAATCAACGTGACGGAAGTTGTTCCCATCTACAATGATCATGCCACAAGCGCCAAGCTGGATGTCACCGATATCACGAGCATTTTAGACAATGAACTCATTTATTCGACCCCGAATGCAGTTCTCGTGATATTTTTAGTGCACATTGCTTCGTCGTACTTGTGTTATATTTGCGGAAAATGGGCttgcaaaattcaaattcaacttTTCTCGTTCGCGCTTCCCATTAATTTGGCAGTTCCGGTCACAATTACGTTTCTTTTCGTCATAATTGGCATTCGGGAGTTCAATACGTGCGtttttcatggatttttaCCGGATTACTTGTTCTTCAGTATGCCCGATGAGCGATATGACTTCTTAAGTTATCTCAAAAATGAGTTTAGCTGGGTCTGGTTGTTGTGGCTTTTCTCCCAGACATGGATTACGAGGCATATTTGGTCGCCAAAGAGCGAGAAAAATGCCGCGACAGAGAAACTTTTTGTGTCTCCCATGTACAACAGTTTGCTAATTGATCAGGATTTGGCCTTGAATCGCAGATGGGATGACGAAGACGAAATTGTTAAGCGCGCGGATATAATTAAGCAGAAAGAGGAGTGCTATGACAGTTATGTGGATGAAATGGGCGACGATATTAAGCCTTCAGACCGAATTCCACAAATTTATATCTGCGCAACCATGTGGCACGaggagaaaaatgaaatgttggaatttttgaaatccaTTCTGCGACTTGATGAGGATCAGTGTGCGAGACGGCTGAACTTGAAGTACATTCAGGACAACAAATCCGACATCGATAGTGATTATTACGACCtagaaa ctcacatttttttcgacgACGCCTTTCTCTTAAGTCgaaaaaatgtcgaatttcCCGAAGATTACGCCATGAACTCGTACGTTCACTTGTTAATTGAAAGTATAGAGGAAGCTGCGTACAAGATTTACAAGAAACACATCAAAATTCAAGCGCCAACGAAAATTGAGACCCCGTACGGTGGCAGATTAATTTGGATTTTGCCCGGAAGAACGCGGATGATCGCACATctgaagaacaaaaataaaattcgtcaTAAAAAACGATGGTCACAGTGCATGTACATGTATTACTTACTCGGATATCGCATAATGCAGATGGAATGTTCGCCGGAACGGAAGGAAGTCATCGCGCAAAATACATATTTGCTCGCTTTGGATGGCGACATCGATTTTCAGCCAAAAGCTGTTCATCTTGTGGTGAATCGGATGAAAGTTGATCCACATTtag GAGCTGCTTGTGGTCGCATTCATCCAACAGGCTCAGGACCGATGGTTTGGTATCAAACTTTCGAATACGCgattg GTCATTGGTTGCAAAAAGCCACGGAACACGTGATCGGTTGTGTTCTTTGTTCTCCGGGATGCTTTTCACTTTTTCGAGGACGTGCATTGATGGAGGATtgtgtgatgaaaaaatataccaCGAAATCCACGGAGGCAAGACACATGGTGCAATACGATCAAGGAGAAGATCGTTGGTTATGTACTTTGTTGTTGAAGCAAAAATATCGCGTTGAATATTGTGCCGCCTCTGACTCGTACACGCATGCGCCCgaaggattttttgaatttttcaaccaaCGTCGACGATGGATCCCCTCAACAATGGCAAATATCATGGATTTATTGGGCGACGCGAAATCTGTGGTAAAAACGAACAATAGTATTTCGATGCCGTTCATCGTGTATCAAGCAGTTTTGATGATTGGAACAGTTTTGGGTCcgggaacaatttttttaatgatggtCGGTTCAATTTCAGCTGTTATGGGATTAAGTCTCTTCGATGCGCTGTACTTTAACATGATACCACTCTTAATTTTCATCGGTTTATGTTATTTTGCGCCCCAAAAATGGCAATTGACAGCAGCTTTCGTCATTTCTGTGCTTTATGGACTAATTATGATCGCTGTAGTGGTCGGCATTGTCATACAATTGAAGGAAGACGGCTTATTTGCACCAGCttcgttattttttgcctTCATGATTGCCCAAATTATCGTCACTGCCTTCTTACATCCACAGGAAATTGGAGCGTTGCCATCGTTTGGCGTTTATTACATCACAATTCCATCGATGTACATGTTGCTGATCATCTATTCGCTATTTAACTTGAACGATGTGTCATGGGGAACGCGAGAAGCACCCAAAGAAGACGAACCCACGGTTGTAGAACAAAAACCAGCTGAATTACCACAAGGCCCGATCGATAAAGTATTGGGATTTTTACGAGATACGAgtaatgtcaaagaaaatggAAGCATGGAGGTGTCATGTGCAGGTCTTTTCCGTTGTATGTTGTGTACGCATCCCCAAAATGATGAAAGTACGAAGCAACTAACGGTCATTGCGGCTTCATTGGAAACTCTCAATAAGAAAATGCAGGATTTGGAGAg aaaaatatcaaaagatgAAGCACCTGAGTTCGATGATGAGCCTGCTGAAATCAGAATCACCACTGAGGAAAaggaaataattaataaacaacTGGAAAAACCAGCTCctattaaatatttgccgGATTGGCAAGTAGATCCTGCTTTGAAAGACAGTCAAAGTGACACACTTCCCATCGACGAGGCAGAATTTTTCAGAGATCTCATCGATACGTACTTGAAGCCGTATGATGTGTCTCCGCaacaaaag aaaacccGTCTTGA tgtGTTCCTGCTGCAACTAAAGAAGGAAGAACTCCATTACGAATGGCCTTTCAACGCCGACAACACAATCATCTTCCACGAGGACATTTTCGAAATTACCATCAAACGAAAGTACCTCCAACTTGAACCGATTGGCTTTAtgtttgtcatatttttcggTGTCGTTCTCGCCATTCAGTTTGTGGCAATGCTAATACATCGCTTCAAAACCATTTCGCAAATTCTCGCTTCCACGGAGATCAATTGGTACTTTAACAAGCAAGCAGAAGACAAAACTGCCGTCGCTGAGCTCAAAGAAACGGGAGTTTTACTTGCAAAAATTCTCCAGAGACCCGAACCGCCGCAAGCAGATGAACAAACGGacaattcgaagaaaaatgttcgTCGAAACACGATTCATCGGAATATTCAGCAGCAACAGAGCTATCACGTGGACGAAAGTGATTTggagaaaaactttttgcgAAAATGGAATTCGAGTAAAGAGCTGAATTTGGGTTCGTCGCTTAGTGGCAAAGGGAAACACCTGATCGAGGAAAGAAGATCGATAGCAAGAGCCTCGAGAAATCAGACGAGATTGTCAAATAGCGCAGCGGCGGAGAGTAAGAAGGAAGATGTTTATCAAAATCAAAGACTTCGACCGTTGCCAGATATTCCAGATAACGAAGTTCCGTTTTTCGATGTTGATATGATGGAACATAGttacagttaa